From Juglans regia cultivar Chandler chromosome 6, Walnut 2.0, whole genome shotgun sequence, the proteins below share one genomic window:
- the LOC108994679 gene encoding uncharacterized protein LOC108994679: MEIPVISCLNELELSIPNSSLFARILSVSGFEASSIWKVGALILAIVASFSTIANGINVFILKIKRDNSIASEPLLKFVGDYDTDSEGETCSSLSSSLEDDGEEDEDDEEPESHRCQPVDEDFRVAGGSDHYVESYEENRKSKFRRRFSWADFAGGRSVVKLWDNLGLGLDFNDDGDDSAESVISVYDTNKETRISSVFGGKPVAASTSPSLIVMASRENGSRDGLSLRLWDTRVRCRIPAMLGQWRPQLGKIVRVGYGGVEKVYFRDDATGDLKVGEVKKVSSPLGNGSDMDTWWDADTVIRHDVFYDE, encoded by the coding sequence ATGGAAATCCCTGTGATCAGCTGCCTAAACGAGTTGGAGCTCTCAATACCGAACTCATCCTTGTTTGCTCGAATTCTTTCGGTTTCTGGGTTTGAAGCCTCCAGCATTTGGAAAGTGGGCGCCTTGATTCTCGCCATAGTCGCATCTTTTAGTACCATAGCGAACGGAATCAACGTCTTCATTCTCAAAATCAAGAGAGATAATTCGATAGCTTCGGAACCTCTTTTGAAATTCGTTGGCGATTATGATACCGACAGCGAAGGCGAAACTTGTTCGtcattatcttcttctttggaagacgatggagaagaagatgaggacGACGAAGAACCCGAATCGCATCGGTGTCAACCCGTGGATGAAGATTTCCGGGTGGCAGGTGGTTCGGATCATTATGTGGAAAGCTATGAGGAGAATCGTAAATCGAAGTTCCGACGGCGGTTCTCCTGGGCGGACTTTGCCGGCGGAAGGAGCGTCGTGAAGCTGTGGGACAATTTAGGCTTAGGTTTAGACTTCAACGACGACGGTGATGACTCTGCAGAAAGTGTGATCTCTGTTTACGACACCAACAAGGAGACGAGAATCAGTTCTGTGTTCGGTGGGAAGCCGGTAGCTGCGTCCACATCGCCATCGCTGATCGTGATGGCGAGTAGGGAGAACGGGTCCAGAGACGGCCTATCGCTGAGGCTATGGGACACGCGTGTCCGATGTCGGATACCAGCGATGCTCGGCCAGTGGAGGCCGCAGCTGGGAAAGATCGTCCGCGTAGGATACGGCGGCGTCGAGAAGGTCTACTTCAGGGATGACGCCACCGGTGACCTGAAGGTCGGGGAGGTGAAGAAAGTCAGCTCGCCGTTAGGGAACGGATCTGACATGGATACCTGGTGGGACGCAGACACCGTTATTCGCCATGACGTGTTTTACGACGAGTAA